The Bacteroidia bacterium genomic interval CTGGTACCCAGAGTCAGAAATACCTACCGTATGCAGTTCATGATCAAGGTGTCTAAAAAACTGGGGACTAAACAATTGAGAGATATCTTATTCAAGACCATAGATACCTATTACCAAATGGCGCCAGCCAAGAGTCTACGAATCATTGTGGATGTTGATCCAGCTTAACCTTATATACTTTTGAGAAATCCGATAAGCGCCTGGTTGAAGGCTGCAGGATCATCCAGACTGGGAATATGGCCTGTATTGGGAATTAGTTGGTGAGCGTTGGGATAATTATCTCCCATGAGTTCAAGCATATCTTGTATAGCTTTTTTCCCATTTCTGCCTTCTGTCATGAAATCAAATTCTCCCTCAATCAGGAGAATGGGAAGAGTTGATTCCCGAATGGCTTCCGTATAATCGACAGAATCTACCAGAGATTTAAAGTTCTTGAGCATTTTAAAATCACTACCGTAAAAGATTTCGTCCCTGACAAAAGAAATCGTTTGCTCATTAGCAGAAACAAATTTGGCAGCTATATTAGCCAACTGCTTTTGTTTCATCATCCGGGAAGTCAATCCATTTACTTTGGAGTTGATTTTGTTCAGTTCTTTAAGAGAACCATTGCTTACGGGCGCACTAATGCTGGTAAGACTCAGCAGGGTATCAGGATCTTGCTTGAGAATTTCATATCCCAGGATAGCACCTAGTCCATGCCCCACTAAATGAAAACGCTGAACTTCCAGGTTCCAGGTGATCTCAATTACATCCTGAACCAGGGAAGATAAGCTATATGCATCGGCATTGCCTGATTTGGGCTTGTCCGACAAACCATGACCGCGTAAAGAAATAGCTACAACCAGATAATCTTCTGCCAGTGCATCAATGTTGGGTAGGAATACCCGACAATCCATGCCCAAATTGTGAAGCATGACAATAGCATCTCCATCCTGATTACCTTTTATCCGGTATTCATAGTTTACTCCTTGTGATCCCAGGAAGTAATGACTTTTGGCATTGCTCAGTTGTCGTATCAGTGGCTTCATCTATAGCTTTATTTTTCCCACGCTAATATGTCAAAAACTTTTCAGTGGACAAATCCATTTCCTTGAGAAACATATACACCTCTTGCTCAGAAACAGTATATAAGTTTCTGCAAGCCTCTATTTCCATTCCATTTTTAGCCTGATTCTAAGGCTTGCAAATAATAATATGAAAAAATATCAAGGTAACTTTTAGAGTAGGTTTGGCCGCTATGGTAACGAAAAAAGCTAAAAAGAACATATAATAGTAGGAAAGGTGCTTTATCTGCTGCTTTTGCTACTTAAATGATCTTTTTGTTCACTTTTGAGGAATTTTTTAGGTGAAAAAAGCTGATTCTATAGGAATTGCTACAGTGTTTTGATCCCTTTGACCATAGAAAAGGAGTTTTTATAAAAAATAGGAAAATGACCGATGGAGTGTATATACGTCCCTATTATATGGCTGAAAGGCAAATAGTCCAAGGGAGCTTAGGGACACCTTTCTTCATATTTTGAACTATATTGCTGTACCTATCAAAATTAATAATCTATGAAACCCATTGTTCTACTTTTAGTCTGTATGTCCTTTTTTTCTTTCTTTTCCTGTAAATCTTCCTACCAACCTGATGTTTATAAAAAAGAGCAAATTCGCTTTGGCAGCGGGGGAGGTTTTACTGGTGCTGTAACAGAATACTGTCTGTTATCTTCCGGCCATCTTTTTTTGAAAGAACATGGAGATACAACTTTCACCCAAATCAATAAGATCTCGAAAGGCGATGCAAAAGCGCTCTTTACGGAAGCCATTGAAAAGGACATCCCTACTTATAAGATGAAGGAGCCTTACAATATGTACAAATTCATCCACTACATGAATGAAGAAGGAAGCAATGAATTGGTTTGGGGAGTGGACGATACGAGCAAAAACGGCGGTGGAGAAATCGCGGGTTTTCATATGAAGCTGATGCAGCTAATTAATCCTGCAGAATAAACAAGGAAATTTCCTTGTCTAATGATAGTCTGCACTGATTTCAGTCAGACGATTCCCTCCATGTTTATATAACAAACCTACATTTTACCAAACAAGCTCAAGACCTATGAGAAAATTCTATGTCTTATTTCTGTTGAGTGGATTTCTGTTTTTGAATCATCTGCTCACTGCACAAACACATCCTTTTTCAAAAAAAATGAAAAGCCAGCAGGCAGAGGCTCCGATTGTACGTAGCCCTCAACGTCTGAATGGACCCGCTATTCCGGTAAATATCGGTCGGTTTCCTCAACAATCTTATACCTATAAAAGTATTCCAGGTTCTCCGGGATTGAAAGTTGATAGAAGCTGGTTGAACAATCAAAGCAAAACTCAGGTTTTATCCTGGGGGGATCATGGATTGCCGATTCATATATATAGCAAGGTACAGGGAAGCCATGCCAAAGCGATTGCAGCTTCGGATCAGCTCTTGTTTCAACAAAGTATCGCTCACCTAAATAGTATTCAGGCGATTTTAGGTTTGAAGGATCCTTCCCGAGAACTACAATTAAAAGATATAGAAAGAGACAATCTGGGATTTGCTCATATAAAACTATCTCAGGTTTATCAGGGAATACCACTCTATGCCTCAGAAATGAGTCTGCATTATAGCCCCGATAATGAAATCATCATGACCGGGCGTTATCAACCTACTCCAAGCCTAACGGACATACATCCGAACCTGGATGTAGATGCTGCTATTCAGGTAGCGATGAATGAACTTGCCAATGAAGTTCATGTGAGAGAATTGACAGAAG includes:
- a CDS encoding alpha/beta hydrolase; this translates as MKPLIRQLSNAKSHYFLGSQGVNYEYRIKGNQDGDAIVMLHNLGMDCRVFLPNIDALAEDYLVVAISLRGHGLSDKPKSGNADAYSLSSLVQDVIEITWNLEVQRFHLVGHGLGAILGYEILKQDPDTLLSLTSISAPVSNGSLKELNKINSKVNGLTSRMMKQKQLANIAAKFVSANEQTISFVRDEIFYGSDFKMLKNFKSLVDSVDYTEAIRESTLPILLIEGEFDFMTEGRNGKKAIQDMLELMGDNYPNAHQLIPNTGHIPSLDDPAAFNQALIGFLKSI